In one Plutella xylostella chromosome 20, ilPluXylo3.1, whole genome shotgun sequence genomic region, the following are encoded:
- the LOC105384644 gene encoding tRNA N(3)-methylcytidine methyltransferase METTL6, with protein MEVDENDTVIGENGDVFVHRLKELSEEEKTRLDAQNNRLIPEAKAAKLEREAKRHWDIFYKRNETKFFKDRHWTTREFQELINFDADQRIVYLELGCGVGNMVFPLVQEGFTNFYFYACDFSPRAVEFVKANKLYDESRMKAFCADVTSEDIFEHVAENSVDLASLIFVLSAIQPAAWPLAARTAFRALKPGGILLFRDYGRYDMAQLRFKPGHKIADNYYMRQDGTRSYYFSEDELAKLFVDAGFEILMNTYVQRRTVNFKEGIDVPRIFVQGKYRKPTLDG; from the exons ATGGAAGTGGATGAAAATGACACTGTTATCGGTGAGAATGGCGACGTGTTTGTCCACCGCTTGAAGGAGTTATCCGAGGAAGAGAAAACCAGGTTAGACGCTCAAAATAACAGACTTATTCCCGAAGCTAAAGCCGCCAAACTTGAGCGCGAAGCCAAACGCCACTGGGATATTTTCTACAAAAGAAACGAGACCAAATTCTTCAAAGACCGTCACTGGACCACGCGTGAATTTCAAGAGCTGATAAACTTCGATGCCGACCAGCGCATCGTGTACCTAGAACTAGGATGCGGCGTCGGCAACATGGTATTTCCGCTAGTCCAAGAAGGGTTTACCAACTTTTATTTCTACGCGTGTGATTTTTCGCCGCGTGCAGTCGAGTTTGTCAAAGCCAACAAGCTCTACGATGAGAGTAGGATGAAGGCTTTTTGCGCCGACGTGACGAGCGAGGATATATTTGAACACGTGGCGGAGAACAGCGTGGATTTGGCTAGTCTTATATTCGTGTTGTCGGCCATTCAGCCGGCGGCTTGGCCTCTGGCTGCTCGGACCGCCTTCCGCGCGCTGAAGCCAGGCGGGATCCTGCTGTTCAGAGACTACGGTCGCTACGACATGGCCCAGCTCAGGTTTAAGCCGGGACACAAAATTGCTGACAATTATTACATGAGGCAAGATGGCACAAG aaGCTACTACTTCAGTGAGGATGAACTCGCTAAACTTTTTGTGGATGCGGGCTTTGAGATACTCATGAACACATATGTGCAGCGCCGCACTGTCAACTTCAAAGAAGGCATTGATGTCCCAAGGATCTTTGTGCAAGGGAAATACAGAAAACCCACTTTGGATG GGTAA
- the LOC105384677 gene encoding glutamate--cysteine ligase regulatory subunit, translating to MLRTASKVTINTGNVLNLIDIKKKAGQNATEELSESIKLTLSEWSNEHPSANPQPLQNGATNHQVTDFVVTTPQPSATVVNITRPHDDVQNKMAEEERKNLKIGVKIFINEDSTQALNECLENVFTALHTDYIDNVTLAYNPPSLGTAAAAAEGKERASYSTKASPISVSNVRTTTTSESESENEADLQKCEKILPGIKVLWAVLEDYVKDGRVLQLGIADVGGSCLMKLHGWARVRPAIAQINLAACCVVPPALHAFCKENDVQLLTHIDPPDLLSIAAVKTLSDGGVSCNALDWCARYQVHIKCRGVLALKGYVCKATLAGREVVVS from the exons ATGTTGAGAACTGCGTCGAAGGTGACGATAAACACGGGCAATGTCCTCAACTTAATTGATATCAAGAAGAAGGCGGGACAAAATGCTACTGAAGAG CTTTCAGAGAGCATCAAGCTCACCCTATCGGAGTGGAGCAACGAGCACCCGTCAGCCAATCCGCAGCCGCTGCAGAATGGCGCCACCAACCACCAG GTGACAGACTTCGTGGTGACAACTCCTCAACCATCAGCCACCGTAGTCAACATCACGCGGCCCCACGATGACGTGCAGAACAAGATGGCTGAAGAGGAACGGAAGAACCTGAAGATTGGAGTGAAGATCTTCATCAATGAGGATAGCACGCAGGCGCTGAATGAGTGCTTGGAGAATG TGTTCACGGCGCTGCACACAGACTACATCGACAACGTGACGCTAGCGTACAACCCGCCGTCTCTGGGcaccgcggcggcggcggcggagggcAAGGAGCGGGCCAGTTACAGCACCAAGGCGTCGCCCATCTCCGTGTCCAACG TGCGCACAACAACCACGTCAGAGTCTGAGTCTGAGAACGAGGCGGACCTGCAGAAGTGCGAGAAGATCCTGCCCGGGATCAAGGTGTTGTGGGCCGTGCTAGAGGACTATGTTAAAGATG GTCGAGTCCTCCAACTAGGCATAGCGGACGTGGGCGGCAGTTGCCTCATGAAGCTGCACGGCTGGGCGCGCGTGCGGCCCGCCATAGCTCAGATCAACCTCGCGGCTTGTTGCGTCGTACCGCCCGCGTTACACGCGTTCTGTAAGGAGAATGACGTGCAGTTGCTGACGCATATCGACCCGCCAG ATCTACTCTCCATAGCAGCAGTGAAGACGCTGAGCGACGGCGGCGTGTCCTGCAACGCTCTGGACTGGTGCGCTCGCTACCAAGTCCACATCAAGTGCAGGGGAGTGCTGGCGTTGAAGGGCTACGTGTGTAAGGCCACGCTGGCTGGTAGGGAGGTTGTTGTTAGCTAG